In a single window of the Pelagibacterium sp. 26DY04 genome:
- a CDS encoding TIGR01244 family sulfur transferase, translating to MNIKTINDRFATTGQVHPSDIEGIKAKGFVGIVCARPDNEEAGQPAYSEVAAAAQKAGLKAVHIPVSGPLGEGQIIQFEQAMAEMDGPVLGYCRSGARAGSLYATLNR from the coding sequence ATGAACATCAAGACAATTAACGACCGCTTCGCAACGACCGGTCAGGTTCACCCCTCCGATATCGAAGGCATCAAGGCCAAAGGCTTTGTCGGTATCGTCTGTGCCCGTCCCGATAACGAAGAGGCAGGGCAGCCCGCCTATTCGGAAGTGGCTGCGGCCGCTCAAAAGGCAGGACTGAAAGCTGTCCATATTCCGGTCTCCGGTCCTCTAGGCGAAGGCCAAATCATCCAGTTTGAACAGGCGATGGCCGAGATGGATGGACCGGTCCTGGGCTACTGCCGCTCCGGTGCCCGTGCCGGCAGCCTTTATGCAACCTTGAACCGTTAG
- a CDS encoding sulfate permease: MIAKYVPILNWGRRYSRDRFGRDLTAAVIVTIMLIPQSLAYALLAGLPPEVGLYASILPLLGYAIFGSSTSLAVGPVAVVSLMTAAAVGRIAAEGTTDYASAAIVLALLSGGILALMGLFRLGFVANFLSHPVIAGFITASGLIIATSQLGGLLGIQTHGHAMPELVASILEHLGQINLYTLAVGMASLAVLAWVRLDMKKRLSSWGVPSAIATFLVRAAPAVVVLAAIAASAVFDLGGKGVALVGQVPQGIPLLTIPNVSIDLITVLIGPAFIISIVGFVESISVAQTLAAKKRERIDPDQELMGLGAANIFSGLGSGYPVTGGFARSVVNHDAGAATPAAGIFTAIGIAVATLLLTPFLALLPKATLAATIVVAVLALVDFSILKKTFTYSKADFTAVATTLFVTLIFGVEMGISLGVAASILIFLYRTSKPHTAVVGRVPGTEHFRNVLRHDVETRPDIISLRVDESLYFANARFLEDVILEKVTANPDTRHVILVCPAVNAIDMSALESLEAINERLKDMGIVFHLTEVKGPVMDRLKRSEFFAHLTGRVFLSQHEAIDTLNSSGE; encoded by the coding sequence ATGATTGCCAAATACGTCCCCATTCTCAATTGGGGCAGACGCTATTCTCGTGACCGCTTCGGCCGTGACCTCACCGCAGCGGTGATCGTCACGATCATGCTGATCCCACAGTCTCTGGCCTACGCTTTGCTGGCGGGTCTGCCGCCAGAGGTCGGCCTCTACGCCTCGATCTTGCCGCTGTTGGGTTATGCCATCTTCGGCTCGTCCACGTCGCTGGCGGTAGGACCCGTTGCCGTTGTCTCGCTGATGACGGCGGCGGCGGTGGGGCGCATTGCAGCGGAGGGCACCACTGATTATGCCAGCGCTGCCATCGTTCTTGCACTGCTCTCCGGCGGGATCTTGGCCCTGATGGGGCTCTTCCGCCTCGGCTTTGTTGCCAACTTCCTCTCTCACCCCGTGATCGCCGGCTTCATCACAGCCTCCGGGCTGATCATCGCCACGAGCCAATTGGGCGGCCTGCTCGGTATCCAGACGCACGGCCACGCCATGCCCGAGCTTGTGGCGTCAATCCTTGAGCATCTGGGACAGATCAACCTCTATACGCTCGCAGTCGGCATGGCGTCGCTGGCCGTGCTCGCCTGGGTCCGGCTGGACATGAAAAAACGACTCTCGAGTTGGGGTGTGCCGTCAGCCATTGCAACCTTCCTGGTACGGGCCGCACCAGCAGTGGTTGTGCTCGCCGCCATAGCTGCATCTGCCGTGTTCGATCTGGGCGGCAAGGGTGTGGCGCTTGTAGGCCAGGTGCCGCAAGGCATTCCATTGCTCACCATTCCAAACGTTTCTATCGACCTCATCACCGTGTTGATCGGCCCGGCCTTCATCATTTCGATCGTAGGCTTTGTGGAGTCCATCTCCGTTGCTCAGACGCTGGCTGCCAAAAAGCGCGAACGTATTGATCCCGATCAGGAGCTAATGGGCTTGGGCGCCGCCAATATCTTTTCCGGACTCGGATCGGGCTATCCGGTCACCGGGGGCTTTGCCCGCTCGGTCGTCAATCATGACGCCGGTGCTGCAACGCCAGCTGCCGGTATCTTCACTGCGATCGGCATTGCCGTAGCCACCCTGTTGCTAACACCCTTCCTTGCCCTGCTGCCCAAAGCAACCCTTGCCGCAACGATCGTGGTGGCCGTCCTGGCGCTGGTGGATTTTTCGATCCTGAAAAAGACCTTCACCTATTCTAAGGCCGATTTCACCGCCGTTGCGACAACCCTCTTCGTCACCCTGATCTTCGGTGTCGAGATGGGGATCTCCCTCGGCGTCGCAGCCTCGATCCTGATCTTTCTCTATCGTACCTCGAAGCCGCACACCGCAGTCGTCGGTCGGGTGCCGGGCACCGAACACTTCCGCAATGTCCTACGTCACGATGTGGAAACCCGCCCCGACATCATCTCCTTGCGGGTTGATGAAAGCCTTTATTTCGCCAATGCGCGTTTTCTTGAAGACGTGATCCTGGAAAAGGTCACTGCCAATCCTGATACCCGTCACGTCATTCTGGTGTGCCCGGCGGTTAATGCCATCGACATGTCGGCTCTCGAGAGTCTAGAGGCCATCAACGAAAGGCTCAAAGACATGGGCATCGTGTTTCACCTCACCGAAGTGAAGGGGCCGGTCATGGATCGCTTGAAGCGTTCGGAATTTTTCGCGCATCTGACCGGGCGAGTTTTTCTGTCGCAGCATGAGGCAATCGATACCCTAAACAGTTCCGGCGAATGA
- a CDS encoding DUF6626 family protein → MTQGIEFLENTYQQLHEAGIIRSKGEFSQRLLKKSPSYLTSMRSKQRVVSCEVIVGMGDAIYAEIKGYEGSETNAVSALRRALAQANLYLVEQAAVSSQTAQREKSSKMPTSATDPFDLMAAIRWLAGRDVGSA, encoded by the coding sequence GTGACACAAGGCATTGAATTTCTGGAAAACACTTACCAGCAACTCCACGAGGCCGGAATAATCCGGTCCAAGGGCGAATTTTCGCAGCGGCTGCTCAAGAAATCCCCGAGCTATCTCACATCAATGCGCAGCAAGCAGCGGGTGGTTTCGTGCGAGGTCATCGTGGGAATGGGTGATGCGATTTATGCTGAGATCAAAGGCTACGAAGGCAGTGAGACAAACGCGGTATCAGCGCTTCGTCGGGCGTTGGCGCAGGCCAACCTATATCTCGTAGAACAGGCCGCAGTCAGTTCGCAGACTGCACAGCGCGAGAAATCGTCTAAGATGCCAACTAGTGCTACCGACCCTTTTGATCTTATGGCCGCCATTCGCTGGCTGGCTGGACGAGATGTTGGCAGCGCCTAG
- a CDS encoding helix-turn-helix transcriptional regulator encodes MNARELVAWNMRRLRVAAGLSQEHLANAAGVDRTYVSRLERKMENPSIGVLEKVSEALGVHIGEMFVEPDPDDKAPKPLKAGRRANS; translated from the coding sequence ATGAATGCACGGGAACTGGTAGCTTGGAATATGCGGCGCTTACGAGTGGCTGCTGGGCTATCACAGGAGCATCTTGCCAATGCTGCTGGGGTTGATCGCACCTATGTCAGCCGCCTTGAGCGCAAGATGGAAAACCCATCGATTGGCGTTCTCGAAAAAGTCTCCGAAGCACTGGGCGTGCATATCGGCGAGATGTTCGTCGAGCCTGATCCCGATGACAAAGCGCCCAAGCCACTGAAGGCTGGGCGGCGCGCCAATTCGTAG
- a CDS encoding helix-turn-helix transcriptional regulator, with product MTNAVLAVGRNIRRVRERKGVSRDQLAHELDTTTDQVRLWETGQVDIDVDTLDRIVTVLQIKHRDLFD from the coding sequence ATGACCAATGCTGTGCTGGCCGTGGGCCGAAACATTCGACGGGTTCGGGAACGCAAGGGCGTTTCGCGGGACCAATTGGCCCACGAACTGGACACCACCACCGATCAGGTGAGGCTCTGGGAAACAGGGCAGGTGGATATTGATGTCGACACGCTGGATCGCATCGTTACGGTGCTGCAGATCAAGCACCGCGATCTATTTGATTAG
- a CDS encoding flagellin — translation MSEISLSKAVRSNLLSLQNTAELMGKTQERLSSGKRVNSALDNPTNFFTAASLNARAGDLNNLMDSMSNGIKTIEEADNGIKAITKLVESAQSTVRQALGDAATETKPQLNKTLATAGESDATGKSVRETALDKTIAGTAAPSASGSDGIAGLMGATTDGTAAAVRISVGDTSHTFEVDGDTTVRDFVASINASGLATASVDDAGKLLISANDSKTLKLDATVDNSDPASAAFTAMSVNTGNDGTTALTAAGVASDGVSSEVRTKLVSQFNEIRDQIGKLAQDASFNGINLLNGDKLKVAFNEKSGDAAASLNIEGSKLDAESLGILAGGAQATEIDFQSDGDLENAADSLGKALVSLRSIASNLGSNLSIVQTRQDFTKSTINTLQTGAANLTLADTNEEAANMLALQTRQQLSSSALSMASQADQAVLRLF, via the coding sequence ATGTCTGAAATCTCGCTATCCAAGGCAGTTCGCTCGAACCTGCTTTCCCTCCAAAATACCGCTGAGCTGATGGGTAAGACGCAAGAGCGTCTGTCGTCAGGCAAGCGGGTGAATTCGGCGCTCGACAATCCGACGAATTTCTTCACCGCCGCATCGCTCAATGCACGGGCTGGCGATCTCAACAATCTCATGGACAGCATGTCGAACGGCATCAAAACCATTGAGGAGGCCGATAACGGCATCAAGGCGATCACCAAGCTCGTTGAAAGTGCGCAGTCCACGGTGCGTCAGGCGTTGGGGGACGCTGCCACTGAGACCAAGCCACAGCTCAACAAGACCTTGGCGACCGCTGGCGAAAGCGATGCCACAGGGAAATCCGTTCGCGAGACCGCACTGGACAAAACCATTGCGGGCACTGCCGCGCCGTCGGCATCGGGTTCAGATGGTATTGCCGGGCTGATGGGTGCCACCACCGATGGAACCGCGGCTGCTGTTCGCATCAGCGTGGGAGACACCAGCCACACCTTTGAGGTTGATGGCGACACCACCGTGCGGGACTTTGTTGCATCGATTAACGCTTCGGGGCTGGCTACGGCCTCGGTTGATGACGCGGGCAAACTGCTGATCTCGGCCAATGACAGCAAGACGCTCAAACTCGACGCCACCGTCGACAACAGCGACCCGGCCTCGGCAGCTTTCACCGCTATGAGCGTCAACACCGGCAATGACGGCACCACGGCCCTCACCGCCGCAGGCGTTGCTTCCGATGGTGTGTCCAGCGAGGTGCGCACCAAGCTGGTGTCCCAGTTCAACGAAATCCGCGATCAGATCGGCAAGCTTGCACAGGACGCCTCGTTCAACGGCATCAACTTGTTAAACGGCGACAAACTCAAGGTCGCGTTCAACGAAAAATCCGGCGATGCGGCTGCCTCACTCAACATCGAGGGCAGCAAGCTCGACGCCGAAAGCCTCGGCATTCTCGCGGGTGGGGCACAGGCAACAGAGATCGACTTTCAAAGCGACGGCGATCTGGAAAATGCTGCCGATAGCTTGGGTAAGGCACTCGTCTCGCTCCGGTCGATCGCCTCGAACCTGGGCTCCAATCTTTCCATTGTGCAGACCCGGCAGGACTTCACCAAGTCCACCATCAACACGCTGCAAACTGGCGCTGCCAACTTGACCCTCGCCGATACCAACGAGGAAGCCGCCAATATGTTGGCGTTGCAAACCCGCCAGCAGCTCTCGTCTTCGGCGCTGTCGATGGCCTCACAGGCCGATCAGGCCGTATTGCGGCTGTTCTAA
- a CDS encoding flagellar biosynthesis repressor FlbT — protein MLKLVIKPGEKIYIGRSTLLIRADTTVTVYINGDQPVLKDREAIDPQTAVTPVDQLHLLLQDMYLHGQATHHMVRYRELTQIVEKQSADSANLVKTIERWLIEDNHYMAIRALARFTQHQKRTGSMNIIAEEIDRSDL, from the coding sequence TTGCTCAAACTGGTCATCAAGCCCGGCGAAAAAATCTATATCGGCAGGTCCACCCTGCTGATCCGGGCCGACACCACCGTCACGGTCTACATCAATGGCGACCAGCCTGTCCTCAAGGACCGCGAGGCGATCGATCCCCAAACCGCAGTCACGCCGGTCGATCAGCTGCACCTACTCTTGCAGGACATGTATCTGCATGGGCAAGCGACCCACCACATGGTGCGCTATCGCGAGTTGACCCAAATCGTTGAGAAGCAGTCGGCAGATAGCGCAAATCTGGTGAAGACCATTGAGCGCTGGCTGATCGAGGACAACCACTACATGGCCATTCGAGCCCTGGCTCGCTTTACGCAGCACCAAAAGCGAACTGGCTCAATGAACATCATTGCGGAAGAGATCGACCGGAGCGATCTGTAA
- a CDS encoding helix-turn-helix transcriptional regulator: MTDGQKMLARNVWRWREIRRISASELAKRVDWSVVEIEQVERAEKFDLSLEDIDSLAIALQIAPVDLFRNDVH, translated from the coding sequence ATGACGGATGGACAGAAGATGCTGGCGCGCAACGTTTGGCGTTGGCGAGAAATTCGCCGCATCAGCGCAAGCGAATTGGCCAAGCGTGTGGATTGGTCCGTGGTCGAGATTGAGCAGGTGGAACGGGCCGAGAAGTTCGATCTGTCGCTGGAAGATATAGACAGTCTGGCGATTGCATTACAGATCGCTCCGGTCGATCTCTTCCGCAATGATGTTCATTGA
- a CDS encoding VOC family protein translates to MSITAPPETCIGHVHLKVADLDRAIAFYSEILGFTLTARYGAGAAFLAAGSYHHHIGLNTWESADGSPPPPGHTGLYHTAFLYPDRKPLAQTLKRAIAAGIPITGQADHGTSEAVYFRDPDCNGVEIYWDRPQQEWPRAPDGSLLPLNEPLDIDCLLAEA, encoded by the coding sequence ATGTCTATCACCGCTCCACCTGAAACATGCATCGGCCATGTCCACCTCAAGGTTGCTGACCTTGATCGCGCTATTGCCTTCTACTCAGAAATTTTGGGTTTCACGTTGACGGCCCGATATGGGGCTGGGGCTGCCTTCCTCGCTGCAGGCAGCTACCATCATCATATCGGCCTCAACACTTGGGAGAGCGCCGATGGCAGCCCGCCACCACCCGGCCATACTGGGCTCTATCATACGGCGTTTCTTTACCCGGATCGCAAGCCTCTGGCTCAAACACTCAAGCGGGCGATCGCAGCTGGTATCCCAATTACTGGGCAGGCTGACCATGGAACGAGCGAAGCTGTTTATTTCCGCGATCCCGATTGCAATGGAGTGGAGATATATTGGGATCGGCCACAGCAAGAGTGGCCCAGAGCACCAGACGGATCGCTCCTGCCGCTTAACGAACCACTCGATATCGATTGTCTCTTGGCTGAGGCATGA
- a CDS encoding SRPBCC family protein, giving the protein MQTVTAELDLEVSRIIKAPRDRVWNAWVDPDRLAQWWIPSPMTCRVVSLDVHPGGSFVTEMSENGKSFVPHLSACFLDVVPKERIVYTNALTGGWRPAAHGFVTAIITLADHPDGTHYRAQALHKSRADREKHEELGFHDGWGTVVAQLAELVEAKNQ; this is encoded by the coding sequence ATGCAGACCGTGACCGCTGAACTCGATCTCGAAGTATCGCGAATTATCAAGGCGCCGCGAGACCGCGTCTGGAATGCATGGGTGGACCCCGACCGACTGGCCCAATGGTGGATTCCGTCCCCCATGACTTGCCGTGTCGTTAGTCTGGACGTTCATCCGGGAGGATCGTTCGTCACCGAGATGAGCGAGAATGGGAAATCGTTCGTGCCGCACCTGTCAGCCTGCTTTCTCGACGTTGTTCCCAAGGAACGCATCGTCTACACGAACGCGCTCACCGGTGGCTGGCGGCCTGCCGCACATGGCTTTGTGACGGCAATCATCACCCTTGCCGACCACCCAGATGGCACACATTACCGCGCACAGGCTCTACACAAGAGCCGTGCAGACCGCGAAAAGCATGAAGAGCTCGGGTTTCACGATGGCTGGGGCACGGTAGTGGCACAACTGGCGGAACTGGTTGAAGCCAAGAACCAATAA
- a CDS encoding metalloregulator ArsR/SmtB family transcription factor, whose protein sequence is MVSAAQQMPDDLSAIFLALADPTRRAVIARLGQGPASVSELASPFDMGLPSFMKHIRLLENNGMIRTKKAGRTRTCVIDGPGLTNAERWLVEQRRIWEAQADRLEAFVMLEQKVEANDADRDR, encoded by the coding sequence ATGGTATCAGCCGCCCAGCAAATGCCCGACGATCTCAGCGCGATCTTTCTGGCGCTCGCCGATCCGACCCGTCGTGCTGTCATTGCCCGGCTCGGGCAAGGGCCGGCCAGTGTCAGCGAACTCGCAAGTCCCTTCGACATGGGACTTCCATCGTTCATGAAGCACATCCGGCTTCTTGAAAATAACGGGATGATCCGGACCAAAAAGGCCGGGCGGACCCGCACGTGTGTGATCGACGGTCCGGGTCTTACCAATGCCGAGCGATGGCTTGTCGAGCAGCGGAGAATTTGGGAAGCGCAGGCCGATCGGCTGGAGGCATTTGTAATGCTGGAACAGAAAGTGGAGGCAAACGATGCAGACCGTGACCGCTGA
- a CDS encoding dihydrofolate reductase family protein: MRVVILNFLSLDGVYQGPGSPDEDRSGGFERGGWFVPFVDAALEETVEAWAATATGFLFGRRTYEEFAAVWPTITDPADRNAARLNKLPKYVAASSPVDTTWGPATVLEHDVEAAVAALKQDGSGELQVHGSGRLGRSLLAANLVDELRIAIAPVIVGQGRKLFGDTQAPAGFNLLSEERTPSGLIMCRLENTGDGAAGTYVRGQTNLSVSSAVGN; encoded by the coding sequence GTGCGCGTTGTCATTTTGAACTTTTTATCTCTCGACGGTGTCTATCAGGGGCCGGGTTCCCCCGATGAAGACCGGTCCGGCGGCTTTGAGCGCGGCGGTTGGTTTGTGCCCTTTGTTGATGCGGCTCTGGAGGAAACGGTGGAGGCATGGGCAGCGACTGCGACCGGATTTCTGTTCGGACGACGGACCTACGAGGAATTTGCCGCTGTCTGGCCCACCATAACCGATCCAGCCGATCGCAACGCGGCTCGGCTCAACAAGCTTCCCAAGTATGTGGCGGCCTCCTCTCCTGTCGATACAACCTGGGGTCCAGCAACGGTCTTGGAACATGACGTTGAAGCCGCAGTCGCCGCGCTCAAACAGGATGGAAGCGGCGAACTGCAGGTGCACGGCAGCGGCCGACTGGGCCGGTCCCTCCTAGCTGCAAATCTCGTCGATGAACTGCGTATCGCGATCGCTCCGGTGATTGTGGGCCAGGGACGAAAACTGTTTGGTGACACGCAAGCACCAGCAGGTTTCAACCTGCTTTCCGAGGAGAGGACGCCTTCCGGTCTCATTATGTGCCGTCTTGAGAACACCGGCGATGGAGCGGCTGGAACATATGTCCGTGGGCAGACCAATCTGTCCGTTTCCAGCGCTGTAGGGAATTGA
- a CDS encoding glutathione S-transferase family protein yields the protein MALTLYLHPLASFCHKVLIGLYENGTTFEPSLVDFYNPTAAAAHIERWPVGKIPVLHDSLGNRVVAETSIIIEYLQQHYPGPVQLIPTEAEHQLDVRLWDRFFDLYVSVPMQKIVGDRIRPEGAADPHGVAEAHATLETAYDMIEKKIEGRSWITGETFTMADCSALPALFFSFIVHPLGAKRPRTREYFERLLGRPSVRRVLKEAQPYFEFFPYRDAMPSRFWEPVA from the coding sequence ATGGCCCTCACGCTCTACCTCCACCCGCTCGCTTCCTTCTGCCACAAGGTCCTCATCGGCCTTTATGAGAACGGCACGACTTTTGAACCCAGTCTTGTCGATTTCTACAACCCCACAGCCGCAGCTGCGCACATTGAACGCTGGCCGGTAGGCAAGATCCCGGTGTTGCATGACAGCCTCGGCAACAGGGTGGTCGCCGAAACCAGCATCATTATCGAGTATCTGCAACAGCACTATCCCGGTCCGGTTCAACTGATACCGACCGAAGCGGAACACCAGCTCGATGTTCGGCTGTGGGATCGCTTCTTCGATCTTTATGTCAGTGTGCCGATGCAAAAGATCGTCGGCGATCGTATTCGCCCCGAAGGCGCCGCCGATCCACATGGCGTTGCGGAGGCGCATGCGACGCTTGAGACGGCCTATGACATGATCGAGAAGAAGATCGAGGGACGCAGCTGGATCACGGGCGAGACCTTCACCATGGCGGATTGTTCGGCGCTGCCGGCGTTGTTCTTTAGCTTCATCGTGCATCCGCTGGGCGCCAAGAGACCGAGAACGCGAGAATACTTCGAGCGCCTGCTGGGGCGGCCATCGGTGCGGCGTGTGCTCAAGGAGGCGCAGCCCTACTTTGAGTTCTTTCCCTATCGTGACGCGATGCCTTCCCGCTTTTGGGAGCCTGTGGCATGA
- a CDS encoding metalloregulator ArsR/SmtB family transcription factor produces the protein MIETASIDRYFLAMADPYRRGFIEQLSRGPASVKQLAAPTNVQLPAVLKHLRVLEDGGIVVSEKVGRVRTYRMRPDAFDVTTNWIEQRQRDMNAAFDRLAVAMAEVPEEKDH, from the coding sequence ATGATCGAGACAGCAAGCATCGATCGCTATTTCCTGGCTATGGCTGACCCTTACCGGCGCGGCTTCATCGAGCAGCTCTCCAGGGGCCCCGCGTCCGTGAAGCAGTTGGCAGCCCCAACTAACGTTCAATTGCCGGCGGTGCTAAAGCACCTTCGCGTGCTCGAAGACGGGGGCATTGTCGTTAGCGAGAAAGTCGGGCGCGTGCGCACCTATCGCATGCGGCCAGATGCCTTTGATGTAACGACCAACTGGATAGAGCAGCGCCAGCGCGACATGAATGCTGCCTTCGACAGATTGGCAGTTGCCATGGCCGAAGTTCCCGAGGAGAAGGATCACTGA
- a CDS encoding SRPBCC domain-containing protein, whose protein sequence is MGINVDHRSFVIERELPGSPAHAFRFWSDHELKRRWNSCHPDWSVIEDRFDFRVDGCESMIWRMPDGTEQVMLAHFLEVHPRQRIVYAYTMRTNGRPVSSSLVTVEFEGRDDKTIMTFTEQAVFGSANDGDVREAGTGIGFARLQEAMRDFEEDTSPLASDCVLR, encoded by the coding sequence ATGGGTATCAATGTCGATCACCGCAGTTTCGTCATTGAACGGGAACTGCCGGGCAGCCCGGCTCATGCTTTTCGCTTCTGGTCCGACCATGAGCTCAAGCGACGCTGGAACAGTTGTCATCCGGATTGGTCGGTCATCGAAGATCGTTTCGACTTCCGCGTCGACGGGTGTGAAAGCATGATCTGGCGCATGCCGGACGGCACCGAACAAGTGATGCTGGCGCATTTTCTTGAAGTGCACCCCCGCCAACGCATCGTTTATGCCTACACGATGCGGACCAATGGCCGCCCTGTTTCGTCCTCGCTCGTCACTGTCGAGTTCGAAGGCCGAGATGACAAAACCATCATGACCTTCACCGAACAGGCGGTCTTTGGAAGCGCGAATGACGGAGACGTGCGAGAGGCCGGCACAGGCATCGGTTTTGCTCGTCTCCAAGAGGCGATGAGGGATTTTGAGGAGGACACAAGCCCGTTAGCAAGCGATTGTGTGCTTCGCTGA
- a CDS encoding DUF6641 family protein: MSILKNLTLTTAQPIRANADPVERARDKVISALTEQKAMAEAKIAGQHYAPTRMVWRKDEAGERVQVQTPKRLRAGWFTDGSGQTFFALRYAGKPIEFAKGKNAITVGELSALPAILDTLTEAVRAGELDEQLAKAAAERGQMLRKAS; the protein is encoded by the coding sequence ATGAGCATCCTCAAGAACCTCACCCTGACCACGGCACAGCCTATCCGCGCCAATGCTGATCCCGTCGAGCGGGCACGTGACAAGGTGATTTCGGCACTGACCGAACAGAAGGCCATGGCCGAAGCTAAGATCGCTGGCCAGCATTACGCACCCACCCGCATGGTCTGGCGCAAGGATGAGGCCGGTGAACGCGTGCAGGTGCAGACGCCGAAGCGTTTGCGGGCAGGTTGGTTTACCGATGGCAGCGGTCAGACTTTCTTTGCGCTTCGCTATGCGGGCAAGCCCATCGAGTTCGCCAAGGGCAAGAACGCCATTACGGTTGGCGAGCTATCGGCACTTCCCGCGATCCTCGACACGCTGACCGAAGCTGTCCGCGCCGGGGAGCTCGATGAGCAGTTGGCCAAGGCTGCTGCTGAACGTGGCCAGATGCTGCGCAAGGCCAGCTGA